The Lactuca sativa cultivar Salinas chromosome 2, Lsat_Salinas_v11, whole genome shotgun sequence genome includes the window tatgtatgatatgtgggccggaaggcaatatgttatgggccggaaggcgattatgttatgggccggaaggcgttgtattgaggaccggaaggtcagggcctggaaaggcgtatgtgtgtaagtgtatattggggaactcactaagcatttatgcttacagttgttgtgtatgtattacaggtactagcgaggaccgtgggaaggcgccggcatgatcgatacacactgaagattgttttatgatcttgggagtttgaataattgtattgaccgaataattaaactatttatgccttgttttaaatgggattaattatgttttaaaaatgaaaattttgtttgaaaaatttgagttgttacaagcacgatctctgtactgcccatcactctctgcccaacctctccccagcaaatgggggtccgacacctcctaccatacaacagctcaaagggtggcataccaatgctcgaatgatggctgttgttgtaggaaaactctgccaagggtaaatacgcatcccagctacccccgaaatctaacacacacgctcgaagcatgtcttccagcgtctgaatcgtccgctcgctctggccgtctgtctggggatgatatgcggtactaaaatgcaatttagtacccagctcctcatggaatttcttccagaatctggaagtgaagcgcacatcacggtctgaaacaatcgagatcggcaccccatgccgagataccatttctctcacatatatctccgtcaacttctccgctgaagaactctcactgatggcaaggaagtgagcgctcttcgtcaacctatccacaatcacccaaattgcatcaactcttctggcagtcctcggcaatttggtgatgaaatccatagtgatctgttcccacttccattcgggaacctccaatggctgcaacttgccatgcggtctctggtgctcggccttaaccctgcggcaggtcaagcacctctcaacgaaccatgcgacgtccctcttcatacagggccaccaatactctttcctcaaatccaaatacatcttcgtagcccccggatggatcgaaaacttcgaccaatgagcctcttccatcaaactaatacgcgtaccacccacgaacggtacccaaatccgaccctgaaacgtcataagccctcgtccatccgtaacgaactctgaaaccaaaccaacgacccgctctctcttctgcatctccggtcgcacagcctcggcctgcgccccacgaatagcatccaatactggagctatcacggtcaatctcaaacatacttctcgcagtggagtgctctccgccctgcggctcaacgcatcggctaccacattagccttgcctggatggtacaagatctcacaatcataatccttgaccacatccaaccacctcctctgatgcatatttaggttgggctgatccatcaaatacttaaagctcttatggtccgtgtatatcgtacatcgaaccccatacaagtagtgacgccaaatcttgagagcgaacactactgcccccaactctaaatcgtgcgtgggatatctcgtctcatgaggcttcagctgcctcgacgcataagctatcacatgacccctctgcatcaatactgcacccagccccaaaatcgatgcatcacaatatactacaaaatcctccatcccttccgggagagctaataccggggcttcgcacaacctttggcgaagtgtctcaaaggaggtctgctgctcgggaccccatgagaatgcaacacccttccgggtcaatctggtgagcggcactgcgatcttggagaaatccttgataaatttccgataataccctgccaacccgaggaaactcctgatctcggatggtgacttcggcacttcccaactcatcaccgacTCAACCTTGGCccgatcgaccagaatcccttcctggttaacgaggtgtcctaggaactggacctcccgcaaccagaaatcacacttggagaactttgcataaagcttctccgatctcaacaccccaaggacctccctcaaatgctcctcatgctgctctctagatctcgaatacaccagaatatcatcgatgaatacaatcaccgaccgatccagcatcggcctgcataccctgttcatgagatccatgaacacagccggggcattggtgagcccaaaaggcatcaccacaaactcataatgcccatatcgcgtcctaaacgctgtcttctggacgtcctcatcccgtaccctcacctgatgataccccgacctcagatcgatcttggaaaaccaagatgccccctgcaactgatcgaataaatcgtcgatccttggtaacgggtaacggttcttgaccgtcaacttgttcaactcccggtaatcaatgcacatccggtgtgaaccatccttctttttgacgaacagaataggtgctccccacggcgagctgcttggccgaatgaatccctttcccagcaactcttgaagctgcgaggacaactcttgcatctctggatgtgcaagacgataaggcaccttagcgataggtgcggcccccagaaccagatcaataccaaactccacttgcctcacaggaggtactcccggcagctcctcgggaaaaacatctggaaactcatgcaccactggaacctcctcaactgatctcggtctctcggaagcctcccgcgtatccatcacatacgccacaaaacccttacagccctgctgtaaacactgcctcgccctagcagccgaacaaaaagctgatcctgaacgggtaccctcgccatacaccgaaagaactcccccactagggtctcgtatagtcacccgctgacgctcacagttgatgacggcgccgaatcggctcaaccagtccatgcccataatgacacggacatcacccatcgcaataggaatcagatcaatcggaaactcgaccccgaaaatctctaacacacatccccggagaacctccgtggcacaaatcaccctctcgtcagctatagaaactctcagaggccgactcaacggctcacgactaacgctgatatgctgactaaaggccaaagatacaaaggaccgactcgcacccgagtcaaatagcactaaagcaggcacagagttcacaaggaaagtacctgccacaacatcgggcgcagcgcggacctcctccgcagtcagctgaaaggctctcccacgagccctcggggcctcgaccttcaccggtcgagtctcagaaactctggcagcaggtgcagatccctgaagaagctgagggcactcggccttccgatggccggtctggttgcaatgaaagcaaaccgtaaaccccttggggcaatccctagcgaagtgcccctccttgccacacttgtagcaagcaccagatcgacatgtcccctcgtgactcttaccgcactttccgcaagtgcggcccttcggacctcccgtcctcgaatcggcggacttagtccgcttggctgtcggctgagactgagccggccgccggtccacccgctgagactcggcctcctccctggcctgggtctccaactcgatctcgcacttcctggcattcgcctgaagcttagcaaaggtatgataggtggagtttgacacaaactcccggatatccctcctcaaaacacccaagtaccggctcatccgagcctgctctgaggacaccagctcggggcagaacatcgccctctcatgaaacttccgcgtgatcaccgtaacCAAATCAGTACCCtgtttgagggtcaagaactcctgaaccaatcgttccctctccaccgggggaacgtactcgtctctgaacatagaggtaaacctctcccatgtcactgctgaaatctctgccaaagtgaagttcgccgtcacgaacttccaccaatccttcgctcccagacggagctggttcaaagcgaaccgtaccctcagatgctccggacatgaacaagtgtagaagcaaccctcaatatcagcgatccacctcatcgcagcaatcggatcctgcgtcccatcaaactcaggtggcttcgtgttgctgaactcccgaaatagcaacgagtcacccccctacggcctggcagcggccacagctgcggtagctgcagcggctgcagcctcagtcaatgcggcgtaccgctcatcaaaagtctccatcaaggtggtcttaatagacccaaacatctctggaatctcagcccggatcgctgcagccacctcctcatgagtcatctgacgaatctcctcgtcactcacaccgctcgtactcggtctgtggcgtggtccaaccatgatgtctctgaaatacaacataaaactatcagagacttcATCGAGTATAAtcacactcgataacgcaaccctactcagtctccgatatctagggattcttacttgggttcccccctgacccggtgtcttcggtagtacgggcccaatactaccgaccacaccgcatcagcattcatcccaagtcttcctccccaacccccggatagtgagtactctacttttgttatgcactatctacccgcacgctatcaaagcatctcatatcggcaaactttcctagactaaggcatcacaaatcaggccactctagtcctatcatgaatacctagtcttctagcatgcataacaattcataccATATCTTATCTTTTAACATAAcgttgtaaggtattttggggatctttaccgttcgggcgctgactgatcgtacacactgcttctttcttgtttaccacaaaattatttataaaagtctatgcctttattttaaaaattttcctcaaatcctcggtttgagttcagttacgcccgaaggtgcacccgaatccctcaaaccaaggctctgataccaatttgtaacaacgtaatttttttcaaacaaatttttcatttcaaaataaagtattttcattcaaaacaaggcataaacatttcatGTGTTATAACAGAATACAAATCGtacgaatcccaagatcacaaaacatctatcagtgtgtacagatcacgccggcgccttcccgcggtcctcgctagtacctgaaacacatacacaacaactataagcataattgcttagtgagttccccaaaatacaacttacgcacatacgcctttccaggccctgaccttccggtccatgtgtctcaggggacttccgtccctgctgggtaaaccttccggtcctacccacgccaaccttacggtccaagactcacaacgccttccggcccataacataatcgccttccggcccataacataatcgccttccggcccttaacataatgccttccggcccacataacatacatagcacgtataacaattaacttatcacatatagcacatatatctcatatcatatccgaccttccggtcacacagtcaaacccttccgggtacagtatagtgggaagactcacctcgtaaatatcgaaagctagcaaatcccaaagtcactcgtgctcgatccgccgagctacaatctccctataacatcatgcatctcttattaacacttttatcttctaagtttgactatccctaagaagtcaaacatagattaactctggtcaacggttaacggtcaacttgaccggactcggcgagtgcacaagggcaactcggcgagtctagacgcatccgccaactccataggattcccttcttactcgtcgggtacttcccttgactcgacgagttccacctgggagagtcgtggggccaccccgactcaactcgccgagtctcaagaacaactcggcgagtcccagctcgactcagtccacctgtcgaccctctctaactcgtcctgactcactgagtcaaccataacccggtcaggactacacactgggtgtcctcaaggacaatcttcaagcgactcgtcgagtttgttcatcagactcggcgagtccatgccatgcaccagctaAAACTGGTTTTTGAGGTCAAATCCGTtccatccattcatagatctagccttcccaagcttatttgtcacgtaaagtctcagtcttggttgccatgcaatgcgtacaaggcttattttggggaaacaacctctaatatgaccaccttagcttctaactcaaaaggatggacataaagctagtcatatggggtctcctggacctgctaaggcccagatctaggttccatatctccatggaacctttcatacttccaatttaagccaagaaaagcaagaagaaaccctagatttgacacatcaacacaaaacatgaagtttggctctgaaagttacctcaagaagactcccttgatgaattagcaacagatccaagctccccaactcctcaagtttgatcctctccctcctttcttgcaatatcacacaaaatggtgaacaaatggcctccaaatacactcacaagggctcacagtcgtatgggggctcttagggttcaaggtggccgcaaatgagggccataaggtcctttaaatagggcttaggaccgggaaattagggttccattaaacagcgcagactcgccgagtccatatcctggactcgccgagtccaaacgaatcccgtgtccagaatcgcgaccttactcggcgagtctgagctccaactcgccgagtcccctctcaaaacacaaaataatcaaatcaataaagatacctggaattccgagCTGTTACACCTAAGAACGTATGTGCTAAACCCTAATCTCCATTTCCTCTCATATTGTGATCTAGAGTGACTTTTGGagcttgagaagaagaagatagtgagaagaaggagaagatccaACAAATAAGGCCCTCGCTCTTGAGTTTGAATATCTTCTGGACTATTGTAAGCATTCAAGATTCGATTTTTATCTTAGATTATGGCTAGATCTTGAGTATACTCTTCATTTCGTGTCATTCTTGTTGATTGCCTGCATGgggttcataaagtttgcaactttatgaatctccaaggCAAATGGTCCCATAGTGGGCTAGATATAACTTTTGGTCAAGCATGGATGCGATGCATGTAATTTAGGGTATATTGTCCCTCTTTGGCCATTTTGTCTTCAAGACATGAATtgaacatgcatgtccataaagtctccatctttggaaCGTTTGAAGGACTAGAACCTCTTATGGAAAGGACCGATTTCAGATTCCTAGAGTCTTGAACCATATGGCTAAGCTTTTGAGATTTCCAACCTTTGTTAGACGTTTTGGAGCATTCAAAGTGCTTATGgggcataaagttggaaactttatcgtCCTAAACatctttaaaattttgatttaagcCATAGAGTCCCTGCAATCAACGTATCATCCGATATGAAAACCAAcgggaaaaactcgacgagttggaacaaGATTCCATGTCTACTGGAGatgagtgaactcgacgagttgatgagacaactcagcGAGTTTGCTAATGTTTTTATCGGTTTTATGGACTCTAAAGGAACTCAACGATTTGTTAGATGCACTCAACGATTTGGGGTCAACACGGAGTGTTGACCTTGaatattgactttgactttgactagggttgaccaagtttgaccttaaggGTATTTTTGGGATTCCGAAATTTTGACAAAACTAGTCGTATGATGATTGTAGGCAGTTAAGTTGGACATGTGTGTTGGGACTTATCTGATCTTATCTTAGCAGTTCAACATTCTTGagaaggtgagtctcctcaccataccaatgggtcgaaggcactaaggtcgatccattttatgatatgtggtacactagttgataTAGTGTTATGTGGCAGGACTGTTGATTATATGCTAGGAGGTATGCTTGTTGTATATGTGGTATGTTTGTATCAAAAACCATGGGGAGCCCGTGAcacctggatgtaagaccatatGGAGAGCAtatggctttcctattaaagaccatgggggagcccatggcacctggatataagaccatgtaaagAGCCCATgactttcctattaaagaccatgggggagcccatgacacctggatgtaagacaatgtggagagcccatggctttcctattaaaggccatgggagagcccatgacacttaggtgtaagaccatatggggagcccatggcatccctatatgttgtatgcatggcttatgtggtttatgtagcttttatagctaatacggattatgtgattatgcagattgtgtggggtatgctctggagaagtcactaagcattagcttatagtTTGTTGACTGTTTCTGGTACATCTGAGCCTAAGgtcaagggcaaggcttgatggtgtGGTATGCACTCTCTAGTACTTGGTTtgatgggatactctgatatttgtaataaaatgttaatgttatggattttgaaaaccaTTGTCAATATTACTTCATGTCTTATGGGAATATTTTGcttaattaaaaacgaaaattttatttgaaaatttgggtcgtgacatatatgtatgtctatgtatgtgtgtatgtatgtgtatgtgtgtgtatgtatgtgtatgtgtgtggatAAAAGTATGAATTGTAGTGTTAAAGCATGAAAAGATTAATGGATCGAAAGGTGCACATGGCTCTACACATGTAGATATTAGGTATAAGTTGATGAAAGTATAGATAATCATATATAGTACATGTACGTAAAAATGAAGCAAAAAAATGACGTTCGGTTCGTGAAATCTTGAAAATAAAGAAAATCCGAAGGTAATCCATCAGAAAATAGCGAAAGAATAGCTACAGATGGCCGTTCacgttttcaattttttttgggaaaaagaaTTCATGGTTTTTTCGGAAAAAAGAAAGGTgagttttttggaaaaaaaaacttaaaagggttttctgaaaaaaaaaattattacaatCGGATGAGTACTAGTAAGCTCTGCAAGGTCCAAATCCGAAATAATGGAAAATACAAGTTTTGCTTGTTTTTAggaaaaaatattaaatttgagctttaattctgaaaaaaaaaaaaacctcaaaaAATTCAATATATATGATCATTTATGATATTAACCTTTTTAGATTTCATCtctcaaaatatttttagaaaaaaagaATAGTTAGCTAAAATTTCTAGAAAtacaacaaagaaaaaaaatgtttttgaaagCTATCAAATTCATATCATGAAATGCTGATTGAATGCAAAGTTTATAAAATGGCAATCCTGATTGTAGTATCTTACGTTCCAACTAAGTAAATCCATCCGGATCATACTTGTGTTATTTGTGGGTAAGATCAAAGTAAGATCTAAGGATCGTATCGAATTGATCATAAGATtgttactatttttttttaaatatttgtaATGTTTTGTTTTGTGCCAATTAAATACATGGAATATGAActttataaaaactattttaaatTGTTTATTGTTAAATGATgtattgaaaatgtttttttttaatgttttaaattatttattgtTAACTTATGGTTAACTAATTGacaaaaaatgtatattttatattttaaattgtttttagTAAGATCTTACAATCATGATtcaatcatataatcattatctttcaaaacacaaaaataatctaGGTCCCAACATAACAAGCTTAATCAAATGTGTTATCCATTTCTAAACTATTATCTAACAGAATACGTCGTTAAAATCgttatttttaattttgtttaacGGTTGTGATAATATGTattgaagatttttttttaagGTTTTAAACTATTTATTGTTAACTTATGGTTAACTAATAGACAAAAAAtgtatgtttttatgttttaaaatgataTTCAACCTTATAATCACTATCTTTCAAaacagaaaataataataataataataataataataataataataataataataataataaaatctagGTCCCGTCTTACCAACTTTGAGCAAATAGGTTATTCTTTTTTAAACTATTTTCCAACAGAAAAAAAGAAGTCATTAAAATCGTTGTTTTTAATTTGGTTAAACAGTTGTGATAATATATTTTCTGATCACAGAATTTACTAAGGAGATCCATGACACAGAAACAAAAAAATCAACTAACCCGAAGTTAACATTAACATGAATTAAAAAACATAATGTACCGAAATAAGCACACACAATCATGAACCATATTACATGATTTTTtattgatatggtgataaataaaggaTGGCATAATTTCAAGGATTTAATACAGGCTAGTCAAGCTTAGTACGCCAAGGCCGCAACATTGAATAACCAAAACATAATAACCATTAAATGCGCACACTATGGAGAACCACAGTTTCAATAGTGAGACCAGGTCCGAACCCAAACAATACACCCCACTCTAGACCCTCTCCGGTGGTCTCAAACCCGTCTATAGTGGACGAGTGTCGCATTTCATTTAGAATAAAGAGGACACAACTACTAAACATATTTCCGTATTCACTGAGTATGTGTCGTGTGGCTCGTAGTTTATTCGGTGTAAGGCTTAGTTTTTCCTCCACTCCGTCCAATATCCCAGCGCCCCCTGGATGTACAATCCAGAAAAGTGAGTTCCAGTCAACAATGCCCAAGGGTTGAAAGGCCTCTACCAAGCTGTTTTCAATGTTGTTCGCGATGAGTTCAGGAATGGATTTATGGAGATGGTATTTAAGCCCGACCTCTCGAACGTGTCCTCTAAGCATGCTCTTTGTATCCGGGATGATAGTCTGGGAAGCAGAAACAATCTGGAAAAGTGGCTTTTCAATATCTGGCAATGGGTCAGAGCCAACTATAATGGCCCCTGCACCATCACCAAACAAAGCCTGACCTACAAGACCATCAAGATGGGTCTCATCGGGCCCTCGGAAACCTATAGCAGTGATTTCCGAGCAAACAACCAATACACGAGCCCCCTTGTTGTTCTCTGCCAAGTCCTTGGCTAAACGAATGGCTGTGCCACCTGCATAACAACCATTTTCGTATATCATCACACGTTTGATTGAAGGACGAAGAGCTAGAAGCTCGGTTATTTGGTTATCAGCTCCTGGCATGTCAACCCCACACGAAGTGGAAAAGACAAGGTGGGTGATCATTGACTTGGGTTGGCCCCATTCCTTGATTGCGTGTGTTGCAGCTTCTGCACCAAGTTTTGGTACTTCCAAGACAACAATATCTTGTCTTTCATCTAACGATGGTGCCATGTAAGCACAAAGACTTGGCTTCTCTTTCAAAATATCCTCCGTCAAGTGCATGTATCGCTTTCTAATCATTGATTTATCACCTGAAATACCAAGAAAgagtaatttttttaaaatagatGTACTACAGTTACGTCAACAACTACATATGATTTACAAAACCTACACATGCGTTTAAATTTTGCTTTAAGTTCTTTCTTGTTCTCGCTATTTGTAACACGAAAATAGTAATCTGGATAAGTGCTCTGGAGCACACAGTTAATTGGTGTAGCAATCCCGATAGCCAAAATCGTTGCTGGACCTTCAGCTCGTTGCGCCATTCGGAGTTCCAGCACACTAACCATTTTCAGGTGAAGCTAGAAAAAACGGCAAGCAATTGAAAATTTTATTGTGTGCTGAGTAATTGGTTGTAGAGTGTCAATTTATAGAATGCGTAAATTCGTCCGTAGAttttaatgatttttgtgaagagaCTCAATAATATACAACACATGGTTAAAAAACAAAAGTGTAGCACacctttaattaaaaaaattcgtattcaataataaaaacatgttttcattGCAATCTTAATATAAACTAAGCATCAACTAGCATATCATAGTTGATATATTAATTGTTAACATGTCACTTGTTCTATGGTGGTTGTCACTCATTGGACACTAAACCAtagaatataattaaaaaaaaattctaacatTGTACCAAAtagtattgaaaaaaaaaaaataaaagatgtaTATGTTTAAGAATAATTTTAGAATTATATTTGttaataatatataatcataggttgatgtaaatatattatttataaaaatttatttttttttataaatatttgtaaCTGTTCTaattaattgaaaattatttattttaagaaaatattaaTTTTCATTATTAAGTATCAAAATATATCATAAGGTATGATTCATAATGTCATGTGCATCTTTTAAACtaaataagattttttttgtcttatatgtatttatatatctTTAGAAGTTATATAAATTAGTAATAAATTAGAAGAGTTTTTATAAAAACTAGATTCttccttttatatataaaaaaagaagcGAGCGGACAATAAAATGAAAAGAAGATATGTTTGCATCTCCTTAATCATAAAGTCATGTCTTTATACATGTAGGCTTTTGTTGATAGATGCATGTTGTCTTAAAGCATCAACATCCAATGGGAATGACTtgaattaatataattaaaagcTTTTCATTTGTCTCTACGGTTTGGATAGTGAAAACAATGAAATTTTGAGGCCTTCTCTGACTCTGGTTTTCTCATCATGTTAAAAACAAATAGCAAAAAGAGGTTGATACTTTATACTCTCTTTAAGAGATAAGCGTTGTTTTATTCTTAAATGCTTAAGAATTTCTTTTATGATAGGAAGTGCTAGCATTTTATCGAGTTAACAAATTGTTGGTGTTTCTACTAAGATGGAGTTATACTCTATATTCCTAGTCAACTTACAGCCTCCTAAGAGGAATCAAAGACTTCAAAGGTTGTATTCTTTTCTCTTATTGTTGTTTAAATCTTTCCATGTTTGTCAAATGACCATTGGTTCGTTAAAATGGTTTTAAGTTTTTcaacattttaaaacttttgtTGTCCTTTCTAGTGTTTCTTGAAATCGATTTTTGAATAAAAGACAACAATTTTTATAAGAGCCTTTTTTACAATATTGGttatattatataattatttgTTATAATCTTTGATTTTGGAAAACATGGATGATTTTATTTATGTTAAAAAATTACATACATAT containing:
- the LOC111882082 gene encoding chalcone synthase H3, which gives rise to MVSVLELRMAQRAEGPATILAIGIATPINCVLQSTYPDYYFRVTNSENKKELKAKFKRMCDKSMIRKRYMHLTEDILKEKPSLCAYMAPSLDERQDIVVLEVPKLGAEAATHAIKEWGQPKSMITHLVFSTSCGVDMPGADNQITELLALRPSIKRVMIYENGCYAGGTAIRLAKDLAENNKGARVLVVCSEITAIGFRGPDETHLDGLVGQALFGDGAGAIIVGSDPLPDIEKPLFQIVSASQTIIPDTKSMLRGHVREVGLKYHLHKSIPELIANNIENSLVEAFQPLGIVDWNSLFWIVHPGGAGILDGVEEKLSLTPNKLRATRHILSEYGNMFSSCVLFILNEMRHSSTIDGFETTGEGLEWGVLFGFGPGLTIETVVLHSVRI